A stretch of the Bacillus sp. FJAT-18017 genome encodes the following:
- the ileS gene encoding isoleucine--tRNA ligase, with the protein MDYKDTLLMPKTDFPMRGNLPKREPEIQEKWNEMNIYAKVQERTKGRPMYVLHDGPPYANGDIHIGHALNKILKDIIVRHKSMTGYNAPYVPGWDTHGLPIEQALTNKGVKRKEMTIAEFRKLCTEYALEQIDSQRKQFKRLGVRGDWENPYITLKPEYEAQQIRVFGEMAKKGYIYKGLKPVYWSPSSESALAEAEIEYKDKKSPSIYVGFNVKDGKGVLDTDTSIVIWTTTPWTIPANLGISVHPELTYVVVTAGGGSYLVAEALLESVAAEIGWESWEVTKKVKGSDLEYVVAAHPLYGRDSLVMLGEHVTTDAGTGCVHTAPGHGEDDFQVGQKYGLDVLSPVDDKGVMTKEAEGFEGLFYDTANKPITEALKESGALLKLSFITHSYPHDWRTKKPVIFRATAQWFASIKDFRDDLLEAIKETKWVPAWGETRLFNMVRDRGDWCISRQRVWGVPIPVFYGENGEPIITDETIEHVSNLFREYGSNIWFEREANDLLPEGFTHPASPNGKFTKESDIMDVWFDSGSSHQAVLEEREDLQRPADLYLEGSDQYRGWFNSSLSTAVAVTGRAPYKGVLSHGFTLDGEGRKMSKSLGNVVVPAKVMDQMGADILRLWVSSVDYQSDVRVSDAILKQVSEVYRKIRNTFRFLLGNLADFNPATDSVPYEELREVDQFMLVKLNKLIKQVRDSYERYEYSVIYHAVNNFCTLDLSAFYLDFAKDVLYIEAVDNKERRAIQTVLYESLVSLTKLVSPILSHTADEVWNFIPGVEEESVQLTDMPEHKDMANGEKLEEKWTSFMKLRDDVLKALEEARNEKVIGKSLTAKVTLYVNEKSQALLDSIDEDVKQLFIVSGFEVAGTYDQAPENAIKLEHAALVVTKAEGETCERCWVVTPEVGEDPDHPTLCPRCASVVKESYSNEGSQE; encoded by the coding sequence ATGGATTACAAAGACACGTTGTTAATGCCGAAGACGGATTTTCCGATGCGCGGAAACCTTCCAAAGCGGGAACCAGAAATTCAGGAAAAATGGAATGAAATGAACATCTACGCCAAGGTACAGGAACGGACAAAAGGCCGCCCGATGTATGTTTTGCATGACGGCCCTCCGTATGCCAATGGTGATATCCATATTGGGCATGCACTTAATAAAATCTTGAAGGATATCATTGTTCGCCACAAATCAATGACAGGCTATAATGCGCCTTATGTACCTGGCTGGGATACACATGGCCTTCCTATCGAGCAGGCACTGACCAATAAAGGTGTTAAGCGCAAGGAAATGACGATTGCCGAGTTCCGTAAGCTCTGCACGGAATATGCTCTGGAGCAAATCGACAGCCAGAGAAAACAGTTCAAACGGCTCGGAGTCAGGGGAGACTGGGAAAACCCTTATATCACGCTTAAGCCTGAGTATGAAGCACAGCAAATCAGAGTGTTTGGGGAAATGGCGAAAAAGGGTTATATCTATAAAGGCCTTAAGCCTGTTTACTGGTCTCCTTCCAGTGAATCCGCCCTCGCTGAAGCTGAAATTGAATATAAAGATAAAAAGTCTCCATCGATCTATGTTGGATTCAATGTGAAAGATGGAAAAGGCGTCCTGGACACAGATACAAGCATTGTCATCTGGACAACAACACCTTGGACTATTCCTGCTAACCTGGGAATCTCAGTACACCCTGAGTTAACTTATGTTGTAGTTACTGCAGGCGGCGGCAGCTATCTTGTTGCTGAAGCACTGCTCGAATCAGTTGCGGCAGAAATTGGCTGGGAATCATGGGAAGTGACCAAGAAGGTTAAAGGAAGCGACCTTGAATATGTTGTCGCTGCCCACCCGCTTTACGGACGTGATTCGTTGGTAATGCTTGGGGAGCATGTAACGACAGATGCTGGTACCGGGTGTGTCCATACAGCTCCTGGCCACGGGGAAGACGACTTCCAGGTCGGCCAGAAATATGGCCTCGATGTCCTAAGCCCTGTTGACGATAAAGGTGTTATGACAAAAGAAGCTGAAGGCTTCGAAGGTCTATTTTATGACACAGCTAATAAGCCAATTACAGAGGCTCTTAAAGAATCAGGCGCCCTGCTTAAACTTTCATTCATCACTCACTCTTATCCACATGACTGGAGAACGAAAAAGCCGGTTATTTTCCGGGCAACAGCCCAATGGTTTGCCTCCATCAAGGATTTCCGTGATGATTTGCTTGAAGCAATCAAGGAAACGAAATGGGTGCCGGCTTGGGGTGAAACCCGCCTGTTCAATATGGTACGTGATCGTGGTGACTGGTGTATTTCCCGCCAGCGTGTCTGGGGTGTGCCAATCCCGGTGTTCTATGGTGAAAACGGCGAGCCAATCATCACAGATGAAACGATTGAACATGTTTCAAACTTGTTCCGTGAATATGGCTCAAATATTTGGTTTGAAAGAGAAGCAAACGATCTGCTTCCAGAAGGGTTTACACACCCTGCATCGCCAAATGGCAAGTTCACGAAAGAATCGGATATCATGGATGTCTGGTTTGATTCCGGCTCTTCCCACCAGGCAGTACTGGAAGAGAGAGAAGACCTGCAGCGCCCTGCAGACCTCTACCTGGAAGGCTCTGACCAATATCGCGGCTGGTTTAACTCTTCTTTATCAACTGCAGTAGCAGTGACAGGAAGGGCTCCATATAAGGGAGTGCTTAGCCATGGCTTTACCCTTGATGGTGAAGGCAGGAAAATGAGTAAGTCACTGGGTAATGTAGTGGTGCCAGCAAAGGTAATGGACCAGATGGGTGCAGACATTCTCCGCCTGTGGGTATCATCAGTAGACTACCAGTCGGATGTCCGTGTATCCGATGCCATCCTGAAACAGGTATCAGAGGTTTATCGCAAAATCCGGAATACGTTCAGATTCTTGCTCGGAAACCTTGCTGATTTCAATCCCGCAACAGATTCGGTACCGTATGAAGAATTGCGTGAGGTTGACCAGTTCATGCTCGTTAAGCTGAACAAGCTAATTAAACAGGTAAGGGATTCTTATGAACGATATGAGTATTCTGTCATCTACCATGCAGTAAATAATTTCTGTACACTGGATTTAAGTGCATTCTATCTCGATTTTGCCAAAGATGTTCTCTACATTGAAGCGGTTGACAATAAGGAACGCCGGGCTATCCAGACTGTCCTGTATGAGTCGCTTGTTTCGTTGACTAAGCTTGTATCGCCAATTCTTTCGCATACTGCCGATGAAGTATGGAACTTTATCCCTGGTGTCGAGGAAGAAAGCGTACAGTTGACAGATATGCCGGAACACAAAGATATGGCTAATGGAGAAAAACTTGAAGAGAAGTGGACTTCATTCATGAAGCTTCGTGACGATGTTTTAAAAGCATTGGAAGAAGCGCGTAATGAAAAAGTCATCGGCAAGTCCCTGACTGCGAAGGTGACTTTATATGTTAATGAAAAAAGCCAGGCTTTGCTCGACTCGATTGATGAGGATGTTAAACAGCTGTTTATTGTATCCGGATTCGAAGTTGCAGGTACGTATGACCAAGCGCCTGAGAATGCAATCAAGCTTGAGCATGCCGCACTAGTTGTAACAAAAGCTGAAGGCGAAACTTGTGAACGCTGCTGGGTTGTTACCCCAGAGGTTGGCGAGGATCCTGATCATCCTACACTATGCCCGCGTTGCGCTAGTGTTGTAAAGGAATCCTACTCAAACGAAGGTTCACAAGAGTAA
- a CDS encoding DivIVA domain-containing protein produces MPLTPLDIHNKEFNKGFRGYDEDEVNEFLDQVIKDYELILREKKDLEERLNDMNDRLGHFTNIEETLNKSIIIAQEAAEEVKRIAQKEAKLIIKEAEKNADRIVNESLSKARKIALEIEDLKKQSKVFRTRFKMLIEAQLDMINNDDWDHLLDYQVDAAELKSSQEEDSLA; encoded by the coding sequence ATGCCATTAACGCCGTTAGATATTCATAATAAGGAATTCAATAAAGGGTTCCGGGGATACGATGAGGATGAAGTAAACGAATTTCTCGATCAGGTAATCAAGGATTATGAACTGATCCTCAGGGAGAAGAAGGACCTGGAAGAACGATTAAATGATATGAATGATAGACTCGGTCATTTTACCAATATCGAGGAGACTCTCAACAAATCAATTATCATTGCTCAGGAAGCAGCTGAGGAAGTAAAGCGCATTGCCCAGAAGGAAGCAAAGCTAATCATTAAAGAAGCCGAAAAGAACGCAGACAGGATTGTTAATGAATCGCTGTCAAAAGCCCGCAAGATTGCCCTTGAAATCGAGGATTTGAAAAAGCAGTCCAAAGTATTCAGGACCCGCTTCAAAATGTTGATTGAAGCACAGCTTGATATGATCAATAACGACGATTGGGATCATCTCCTTGATTATCAGGTCGATGCAGCCGAATTGAAATCAAGCCAGGAAGAAGACTCGCTCGCTTGA
- a CDS encoding YlmH family RNA-binding protein — MNIYQHFRPQEREFIDQVLNWKDTVENSYAPRLTDFLDPREQHILKSLIGDNNDIRLELYGGPDYAERKRALLLPDYALSSSEDFQISLIEIKYASKFVTIEHPQVLGSLMSLGLKREKFGDILADGNKVQFLCASEVSPYVMSQLESVGRASVSLTEAKMTEAIMPAETWSEDTTTVSSLRLDAVLAAIHHISRQKAQLLIQQGVAKVNWAVTENTAFECGEGDMISVRGYGRVKIQSIEGKTKKDKWRITVGKQK; from the coding sequence ATGAATATTTATCAGCATTTCAGACCTCAAGAACGTGAATTTATTGATCAGGTCCTTAATTGGAAAGACACAGTCGAGAATTCGTATGCGCCCAGGCTTACTGATTTTCTCGACCCAAGAGAGCAGCATATTCTGAAATCTTTAATAGGGGATAACAACGATATCCGTTTAGAACTGTATGGTGGCCCTGATTATGCAGAAAGAAAGAGGGCATTATTGCTTCCCGATTATGCCTTAAGCAGCTCGGAGGATTTTCAAATCAGTTTAATCGAAATAAAATACGCTTCAAAATTTGTAACAATAGAACATCCTCAGGTTCTGGGAAGCTTAATGTCACTAGGACTGAAACGTGAAAAATTTGGCGATATCCTTGCTGATGGCAATAAGGTCCAATTTCTTTGTGCGTCTGAGGTGTCGCCCTATGTAATGAGCCAGCTTGAATCAGTTGGCCGGGCTTCGGTAAGCCTGACAGAAGCTAAAATGACTGAAGCTATCATGCCTGCCGAAACGTGGTCAGAAGACACTACCACCGTCAGTTCATTAAGACTTGATGCTGTTCTTGCGGCAATTCACCATATTTCCAGACAAAAAGCCCAGCTTTTGATTCAGCAGGGAGTAGCCAAGGTGAATTGGGCTGTTACAGAAAACACGGCTTTTGAGTGTGGTGAAGGCGACATGATTTCAGTCCGCGGATATGGCAGAGTGAAAATCCAGTCTATTGAAGGTAAGACGAAGAAAGATAAATGGCGTATAACAGTGGGGAAACAAAAATAA
- a CDS encoding YggT family protein — protein MEFVLDILENIIGLYYWALIIYILLSWFPNARESAIGQFLARICEPYLEQFRRFIPPLGMIDISPIVAIITLNLASTGLRSVFGWLTNNF, from the coding sequence ATGGAGTTTGTATTAGATATTCTTGAAAATATAATCGGTCTCTATTATTGGGCATTGATTATCTATATACTGTTGTCCTGGTTTCCGAATGCGCGTGAGTCAGCAATCGGCCAATTTTTGGCGAGGATTTGTGAACCGTACCTTGAGCAATTTAGGAGGTTCATCCCTCCGCTAGGCATGATTGATATTTCTCCGATTGTCGCAATCATAACCCTAAATTTGGCCAGTACTGGGTTGAGAAGTGTATTCGGATGGCTCACTAACAATTTTTAA
- a CDS encoding cell division protein SepF → MSIKSKFKTFFLLDDQYDEEEDYIEEPEPLRPQKQQTAVKTQNVVSLQSVQKSSKVVLIEPRMYSEAQEIADHLKNRRAVVVNLQRIEHDQAKRIVDFLSGTVYAIGGDIQKIGLSIFLCTPDNVEVSGNISELMQESDFQDSRW, encoded by the coding sequence ATGAGCATTAAATCAAAATTCAAGACATTCTTTTTATTGGATGACCAATACGACGAGGAAGAGGATTACATTGAAGAGCCTGAACCGTTGAGGCCCCAGAAGCAGCAGACTGCTGTGAAGACACAGAATGTCGTCTCTCTTCAGAGCGTGCAGAAGTCTTCTAAAGTTGTTTTGATTGAGCCAAGAATGTATTCCGAAGCGCAGGAAATTGCCGATCATTTGAAGAATAGGCGTGCAGTAGTTGTCAATCTTCAAAGGATTGAGCATGATCAGGCGAAGAGGATTGTCGATTTCCTTAGCGGAACAGTATATGCTATAGGTGGCGACATTCAAAAGATTGGATTAAGCATTTTCCTTTGTACTCCGGACAATGTTGAGGTTTCTGGCAATATTTCCGAGTTGATGCAAGAAAGTGACTTTCAAGATTCGAGGTGGTAA
- a CDS encoding YggS family pyridoxal phosphate-dependent enzyme, with protein MEVAKNLRDIQARVKDACQRAERDPGDIRIIAVTKYVSIERAIEAVEAGLTDIGENRDDGLLAKWEHLEGRAAFHFIGTLQTRKVKAVIGKADYIHSLDRLSLAEEINKRASGPVKCLVQVNVSGEESKHGLSPESAIDFISELVKFENIVVEGLMTMAPFTDEEEVLRKCFRNLRELRGRVQEMGLPYAPCRELSMGMSNDFELAVEEGATMIRIGTALVGKNDTEVQVNEH; from the coding sequence ATGGAAGTAGCTAAAAACCTCAGGGATATTCAGGCAAGAGTAAAAGATGCTTGCCAAAGGGCTGAAAGAGACCCAGGGGATATTAGGATTATTGCTGTAACTAAATATGTCAGTATAGAGAGAGCAATCGAAGCAGTGGAAGCGGGGCTTACAGATATCGGTGAAAACCGCGATGACGGGCTTCTTGCCAAATGGGAACACCTTGAAGGCAGGGCGGCATTTCATTTTATTGGCACACTGCAAACGAGAAAGGTCAAGGCTGTCATTGGCAAAGCGGATTATATCCACTCACTGGACAGGCTATCTTTGGCCGAAGAAATCAATAAGCGAGCGAGTGGCCCTGTCAAATGCCTAGTACAGGTGAATGTTTCTGGCGAAGAGAGCAAACACGGTCTAAGTCCTGAATCAGCAATTGACTTCATTTCGGAGCTTGTCAAGTTTGAGAATATTGTTGTTGAGGGATTAATGACAATGGCTCCGTTTACGGATGAAGAAGAAGTTCTGAGAAAATGTTTTAGAAACCTGAGAGAGTTACGCGGCCGCGTTCAGGAAATGGGTCTCCCATACGCGCCTTGCAGGGAATTATCGATGGGGATGTCAAATGATTTCGAACTTGCTGTTGAAGAAGGGGCTACAATGATCCGGATTGGGACAGCGCTAGTGGGGAAAAACGATACGGAGGTGCAGGTAAATGAGCATTAA
- the pgeF gene encoding peptidoglycan editing factor PgeF: MEPFISKEGTVFVLEQWMEKFPGLVAGFSSKNGGVSQSPFMSLNTGYHVGDDQGSVVKNREIIANIVGFPLESWVCAEQTHGANIVKAARSHMGKGADEYTSSVKDTDGFYTNETGLLLSLCFADCVPIYFIAPEFKMAGVAHAGWKGTVSGIGPEMVKAWKAEGIKPSDILAAIGPSICEKCYIVDDYVLSFVKKRLEHVEKKPYNQISTGQYGLDLKEMNRQLLLESGIPEKNITISNYCSSCDSGSFFSHRRDLGKTGRMVGFIGWREGAKK; encoded by the coding sequence ATGGAACCATTTATCTCCAAAGAAGGAACGGTTTTTGTTTTAGAGCAATGGATGGAAAAGTTTCCTGGCCTCGTTGCTGGCTTTTCTTCAAAAAATGGCGGCGTAAGCCAATCGCCTTTTATGAGTCTGAATACCGGCTACCATGTTGGCGATGATCAGGGTAGCGTAGTGAAAAACAGAGAAATTATTGCTAATATTGTAGGATTTCCTCTTGAATCATGGGTTTGCGCGGAACAAACTCATGGCGCCAATATAGTAAAGGCTGCCCGTTCCCACATGGGAAAAGGTGCGGATGAATATACAAGCTCTGTCAAAGATACAGATGGATTTTATACAAATGAAACCGGCCTATTGCTTTCACTCTGCTTTGCTGATTGTGTTCCGATTTATTTCATTGCTCCGGAATTCAAGATGGCCGGCGTCGCCCATGCCGGATGGAAAGGCACGGTATCAGGGATAGGGCCGGAAATGGTGAAGGCATGGAAGGCTGAGGGAATTAAACCGTCAGATATCCTGGCTGCTATTGGCCCATCTATTTGCGAAAAATGTTATATTGTAGATGATTATGTTTTATCTTTTGTAAAGAAGAGACTGGAACATGTCGAAAAAAAGCCATATAATCAGATTAGTACAGGCCAATATGGCTTAGACTTGAAAGAGATGAACCGGCAGCTTCTCCTTGAGAGCGGCATACCGGAAAAGAACATAACAATTAGTAACTATTGTTCCAGCTGTGATTCAGGAAGCTTTTTCTCTCATCGCCGGGATTTAGGCAAGACTGGGAGGATGGTTGGATTCATAGGCTGGAGAGAGGGTGCCAAGAAGTAA
- a CDS encoding YlmC/YmxH family sporulation protein, with translation MIRISDFQMKDVINVADGKKLGNITDIDINLASGKIQSVVIGGTGKVLGLFGKDEDMIIPWPNILKIGEDVILVRTAGLREKSAQEEENTVS, from the coding sequence ATGATTCGTATATCAGATTTTCAGATGAAGGATGTCATCAATGTTGCTGATGGGAAGAAGCTTGGCAATATCACAGATATAGATATCAACCTGGCTTCCGGGAAGATCCAATCCGTTGTTATTGGAGGAACAGGCAAAGTATTGGGGCTTTTCGGGAAGGATGAAGATATGATTATTCCCTGGCCGAATATATTGAAAATTGGAGAGGATGTTATTTTGGTCAGGACAGCTGGGTTAAGAGAAAAGTCTGCACAAGAGGAAGAAAACACCGTTAGTTGA
- the sigG gene encoding RNA polymerase sporulation sigma factor SigG, whose translation MTRNKVEICGVDTSKLPVLKNEEMRLLFKEMQEGDISAREKLVNGNLRLVLSVIQRFNNRGEFVDDLFQVGCIGLMKSIDNFDLGQNVKFSTYAVPMIIGEIRRYLRDNNPIRVSRSLRDIAYKALQVRERLMSETSREPTAEEIARVLEVPHEEIVFALDAIQDPVSLFEPIYNDGGDPIFVMDQLSDERNKDSNWIEEIALKEGMRRLNEREKLILRKRFFQGKTQMEVAEEIGISQAQVSRLEKAAIKQMNKNIQS comes from the coding sequence TTGACTCGGAATAAAGTTGAAATTTGCGGTGTTGATACGTCCAAACTTCCGGTATTGAAAAACGAAGAAATGCGTTTGCTTTTCAAGGAAATGCAAGAAGGGGACATATCCGCAAGGGAAAAGCTGGTCAACGGGAATTTGCGGCTTGTGTTAAGCGTCATCCAGCGTTTCAACAACCGTGGCGAATTCGTTGATGACCTGTTTCAAGTGGGCTGTATCGGCCTGATGAAATCGATTGATAATTTTGATCTTGGTCAAAATGTAAAGTTTTCAACTTATGCAGTTCCAATGATTATTGGGGAAATCCGCCGCTACTTGCGTGACAATAACCCAATTCGTGTTTCAAGGTCGCTGAGGGATATTGCCTACAAAGCCCTCCAGGTAAGAGAAAGGCTGATGAGTGAAACCTCAAGGGAACCGACAGCCGAAGAAATTGCCAGGGTACTCGAAGTACCTCATGAAGAAATCGTTTTTGCACTGGATGCCATCCAGGACCCTGTTTCATTATTCGAGCCCATCTACAATGATGGCGGAGATCCAATCTTTGTCATGGATCAGCTCAGTGATGAACGGAATAAAGATTCAAATTGGATTGAAGAAATTGCCCTTAAAGAAGGGATGCGGCGCCTGAACGAAAGGGAAAAGCTTATCTTGCGAAAACGCTTTTTCCAGGGGAAAACCCAAATGGAGGTTGCCGAAGAAATAGGTATCTCACAAGCCCAAGTCTCCAGGCTTGAAAAGGCTGCGATCAAACAAATGAATAAGAACATCCAAAGCTAA
- the sigE gene encoding RNA polymerase sporulation sigma factor SigE produces the protein MSKWKLRISYYWTRLLIKLGIKKDEVYYIGGSEALPPPLSKDEEEVLLKKLPGGDKAARSILIERNLRLVVYIARKFENTGINIEDLISIGTIGLIKAVNTFNPEKKIKLATYASRCIENEILMFLRRNNKIRSEVSFDEPLNIDWDGNELLLSDVLGTDEDIITKDLEANVDRKLLAKALHQLSDREKQIMELRFGLVNGEEKTQKDVADMLGISQSYISRLEKRIIKRLRKEFNKMV, from the coding sequence TTGAGTAAATGGAAACTACGAATATCCTATTATTGGACCAGACTGTTAATCAAGCTTGGTATAAAAAAGGATGAGGTCTACTATATAGGAGGCAGTGAAGCCCTTCCCCCGCCGCTTAGTAAGGATGAGGAGGAAGTTCTCCTAAAAAAACTCCCTGGCGGTGATAAAGCAGCAAGGTCAATCCTGATTGAGCGTAATTTGCGCCTTGTCGTGTACATTGCACGCAAATTTGAAAACACCGGTATTAACATTGAAGACTTGATTTCGATAGGAACAATAGGGCTGATCAAAGCAGTCAATACATTCAATCCCGAGAAAAAAATCAAGCTTGCTACATACGCTTCGCGGTGCATCGAAAACGAAATTCTGATGTTCCTAAGAAGAAACAATAAAATCCGTTCAGAGGTTTCTTTTGATGAACCGCTGAATATTGATTGGGATGGAAATGAGCTGCTGTTATCGGATGTTTTGGGGACAGATGAGGATATTATCACAAAGGATCTAGAAGCAAATGTAGACAGAAAACTTCTCGCCAAAGCACTTCATCAATTATCAGACAGGGAAAAGCAAATTATGGAGCTTCGATTCGGACTTGTGAATGGAGAAGAGAAAACTCAGAAGGATGTCGCTGATATGCTTGGGATATCTCAATCCTATATTTCAAGGCTGGAAAAAAGAATCATAAAACGCCTAAGGAAAGAATTCAATAAAATGGTTTAA
- the spoIIGA gene encoding sigma-E processing peptidase SpoIIGA produces MTVYLDVIWALNFLFDCLLLSLAALIIKCRVSMWRLAAGGLLGSLIILLHFTSIGYYATHPLTKFAFSILMVLATFGYRQLKFFFSALLALYFSTFLIGGALMGAHYYFQTAEGAASEFLASASAGLGDPVSWLFIVLGFPIAWHFSKNRIGNIEMAKIKYDQLVTVEITINEQCYHFSGLVDSGNQLYDPLSRLPVMFASIKERIEELPQSFKMFTASADEMINSEKAIPEGWEGRMRIVPYSVVGQEHQMVVAIRPDKVSIHANGQSFTTTKALVSFTMQKLSADGSFECIVHPKLLSGVPDNGPGVAS; encoded by the coding sequence GTGACTGTTTATCTGGATGTTATATGGGCTTTGAACTTTTTATTTGATTGCCTTTTGCTTAGTCTTGCCGCGCTGATTATAAAATGTCGAGTCAGTATGTGGCGGCTTGCTGCCGGTGGTCTTCTAGGTTCCTTGATCATTCTGCTTCATTTCACTTCAATTGGCTACTATGCAACCCATCCGTTAACGAAATTTGCATTCTCGATCCTGATGGTACTCGCTACATTTGGGTACAGACAATTGAAATTTTTCTTTTCAGCACTCCTGGCCTTATACTTTTCAACTTTCCTGATAGGCGGAGCGCTAATGGGCGCCCATTATTATTTCCAAACTGCAGAGGGAGCTGCTTCCGAATTCCTTGCATCGGCTTCTGCGGGGCTGGGGGACCCGGTCAGTTGGCTGTTCATTGTACTCGGCTTTCCGATTGCTTGGCATTTCTCAAAAAATCGCATTGGAAACATTGAAATGGCAAAAATCAAATACGATCAGCTCGTAACTGTAGAAATAACTATCAACGAACAGTGTTATCATTTCTCCGGTCTGGTAGACAGTGGCAATCAGCTTTATGATCCTTTGTCACGGCTGCCTGTCATGTTTGCATCCATAAAGGAAAGAATCGAGGAATTGCCTCAAAGTTTTAAGATGTTTACAGCTTCAGCTGATGAAATGATTAACAGTGAAAAAGCCATCCCTGAGGGGTGGGAAGGCCGGATGAGAATAGTTCCTTACTCAGTAGTTGGACAAGAGCATCAGATGGTCGTTGCAATAAGGCCTGATAAAGTTTCAATTCATGCAAACGGGCAGTCATTTACAACAACGAAGGCTCTTGTATCCTTCACTATGCAAAAGCTATCTGCTGATGGCTCCTTTGAATGCATTGTCCATCCGAAACTGCTGTCCGGAGTACCCGATAATGGGCCCGGTGTAGCAAGTTAA